A region of the Streptobacillus ratti genome:
AATTTTAGAAAAAATTGGCATAAAAAAAAGAAAAAGATTAGTTTCCTAATCTCTTCCTATGTTATTATACCTCGTAAGCTTTGATTGATTCTCCATCTACTAATTTAACAATAGCTTTTTTATAAGCTGGTGTTTTGTAAATTGTCATTCTCGCTCTTGCAGTAGTTGGTTTCATGTTGATAGTGTTTACACCTGAAACTTTAACATTGAATAATTTTTCTACTGCTTCTTTTATTTGTAATTTATTAGCTCTTCTATCTACTATAAATACATATTCATTTGAATTTAATAAAATTCTTGATTTTTCTGTATTTAATACAGGTTTTTTGATTACGTCAAAAATTGTCATTATCCAAGCACCTCCTCGATAGTTGCAAGAGCTTCTTTAGTAATTACTACTTTATTAAATTTTAATAAAGCATATACTGATAATTCTCTTGGGTCTAATATTTCAGTTTTTTCGATATTTCTTACTGATAAGTATAAGTTCCAATCAGCATCTTCTAAATAATCGTTAACTATA
Encoded here:
- the rplW gene encoding 50S ribosomal protein L23 — translated: MTIFDVIKKPVLNTEKSRILLNSNEYVFIVDRRANKLQIKEAVEKLFNVKVSGVNTINMKPTTARARMTIYKTPAYKKAIVKLVDGESIKAYEV